One window from the genome of Nicotiana sylvestris chromosome 9, ASM39365v2, whole genome shotgun sequence encodes:
- the LOC104219222 gene encoding uncharacterized protein isoform X1: protein MKYVLVTGGVVSGLGKGVTASSIGLILKACGLRVTSIKIDPYLNTDAGTMSPFEHGEVYVLDDGGEVDLDLGNYERFLDIKLTRDNNITTGKIYQSVIDKERRGDYLGKTVQVVPHITDAIQEWIERVAVIPVDGKEGPPDVCVIELGGTIGDIESMPFIEALGQFSYRVGAGNFCLIHVSLVPVLSVVGEQKTKPTQHSVRGLRSLGLTPNILACRSTTELDENVMEKISRFCHVPVDNIITLYDVSNIWRIPLLLRDQKAHEAILRVLNLKGVAREPALGEWTSRAELCDKLHEPVRVAMVGKYTGLSDAYLSVLKALVHASVPCHRKLCIDWIAAGDLECETAKENLDNYKKAWKLLKGADAILVPGGFGDRGVEGKILAARYARENRIPFLGICLGMQIAVIEFARSIVGLLDANSTEFDPNTQNPCVIFMPEGSKTHMGGTMRLGSRRTYFQAADCKSAKLYGNQRFVDERHRHRYEVNPDMVQQLENAGLSFTGKDESGRRMEIVELPNHPYFVGVQFHPEFKSRPGKPSALFLGLIAAATGQLETFLKKGVPKTWGLSNGTSGLKSHRYVNGSKLANGSLDGIYSKGNGIHV from the exons ATGAAGTACGTGTTGGTGACAGGTGGAGTTGTTAGCGGGCTCGGAAAAGGAGTCACTGCTAGCAGTATTGGTCTTATTCTTAAGGCCTGCGGTCTTCGTGTTACTTCCATTAAGATTG ATCCATATTTGAACACTGATGCTGGCACAATGTCTCCTTTCGAGCATGGAGAAGTTTATGTCTTGGATGATGGTGGAGAG GTGGACCTGGACCTAGGAAACTATGAGCGTTTTTTAGATATTAAGTTAACCCGCGACAACAATATAACTACTGGAAAAATTTACCAG tCTGTTATTGATAAGGAGAGAAGAGGAGATTATTTGGGAAAAACTGTTCAG GTTGTCCCTCACATTACAGATGCCATTCAAGAGTGGATTGAACGTGTTGCTGTCATACCAGTTGACGGCAAGGAGGGTCCACCAGATGTTTGTGTCATAGAATTGGGTGGCACAATAG GAGATATTGAATCAATGCCATTTATCGAAGCATTAGGACAATTTTCGTATCGTGTGG GTGCTGGTAATTTTTGCTTGATACATGTCAGCCTGGTGCCTGTCTTGAGTGTAGTTGGTGAGCAG aaaacaaaACCTACTCAGCACAGTGTTCGAGGTTTGAGAAGCCTGGGATTGACTCCCAACATTTTAGCATGCCGGAGCACAACg GAACTTGATGAGAATGTCATGGAGAAAATTTCCCGCTTTTGCCATGTTCCG GTAGATAACATTATCACTCTTTACGACGTCTCAAATATTTGGCGCATTCCTTTGCTTTTAAGA GATCAAAAGGCACATGAAGCAATTCTAAGAGTCCTGAACCTTAAAGG CGTTGCACGAGAGCCTGCCTTGGGAGAATGGACATCTCGGGCCGAACTCTGTGACAAGCTACATGAGCCT GTGAGGGTGGCCATGGTAGGAAAGTACACAGGGCTTTCAGATGCTTACCTCTCTGTACTGAAG GCTCTTGTGCATGCCTCCGTACCTTGCCACAGGAAACTTTGTATAGATTGGATTGCAGCCGGTGACCTTGAGTGTGAAACTGCCAAAGAG AATCTTGATAATTATAAAAAGGCTTGGAAGTTGTTGAAG GGGGCAGATGCTATCCTAGTTCCTGGAGGATTTGGTGACAGAGGTGTGGAGGGTAAAATCCTCGCTGCTAGATATGCCCGTGAAAACAGGATTCCGTTCCTTGGGATATGTCTAGGAATGCAAATTGCTGTTATTGAGTTTGCTCGATCCATTGTTGGATTGCTAGATGCAAACAGTACAGAATTTGATCCCAACACTCAGAATCCTTGTGTTATTTTTATGCCGGAG GGTTCAAAAACTCATATGGGTGGTACCATGCGTCTTGGATCTAGGAGAACATATTTTCAAGCTGCCGATTGTAAATCTGCAAAATT ATATGGCAACCAGAGGTTTGTAGATGAAAGGCATCGACACAGATATGAG GTGAATCCTGATATGGTGCAGCAACTTGAAAATGCTGGTCTTTCTTTCACTGGCAAAGATGAAAGTGGCCGCCGTATGGAG ATTGTTGAGCTGCCGAATCATCCTTACTTTGTTGGAGTACAATTtcatccagaatttaaatcaagGCCAGGAAAACCTTCTGCCCTGTTCTTAG GGCTTATAGCCGCAGCAACTGGGCAGCTCGAAACTTTCTTGAAGAAGGGTGTTCCCAAGACATGGGGGTTGAGCAATGGTACGTCAGGACTAAAATCGCATCGGTATGTCAATGGGTCAAAGCTGGCTAATGGATCGTTAGATGGCATTTATAGCAAGGGGAATGGCATACATGTCTAA
- the LOC104219222 gene encoding uncharacterized protein isoform X3 — MSPFEHGEVYVLDDGGEVDLDLGNYERFLDIKLTRDNNITTGKIYQSVIDKERRGDYLGKTVQVVPHITDAIQEWIERVAVIPVDGKEGPPDVCVIELGGTIGDIESMPFIEALGQFSYRVGAGNFCLIHVSLVPVLSVVGEQKTKPTQHSVRGLRSLGLTPNILACRSTTELDENVMEKISRFCHVPVDNIITLYDVSNIWRIPLLLRDQKAHEAILRVLNLKGVAREPALGEWTSRAELCDKLHEPVRVAMVGKYTGLSDAYLSVLKALVHASVPCHRKLCIDWIAAGDLECETAKENLDNYKKAWKLLKGADAILVPGGFGDRGVEGKILAARYARENRIPFLGICLGMQIAVIEFARSIVGLLDANSTEFDPNTQNPCVIFMPEGSKTHMGGTMRLGSRRTYFQAADCKSAKLYGNQRFVDERHRHRYEVNPDMVQQLENAGLSFTGKDESGRRMEIVELPNHPYFVGVQFHPEFKSRPGKPSALFLGLIAAATGQLETFLKKGVPKTWGLSNGTSGLKSHRYVNGSKLANGSLDGIYSKGNGIHV; from the exons ATGTCTCCTTTCGAGCATGGAGAAGTTTATGTCTTGGATGATGGTGGAGAG GTGGACCTGGACCTAGGAAACTATGAGCGTTTTTTAGATATTAAGTTAACCCGCGACAACAATATAACTACTGGAAAAATTTACCAG tCTGTTATTGATAAGGAGAGAAGAGGAGATTATTTGGGAAAAACTGTTCAG GTTGTCCCTCACATTACAGATGCCATTCAAGAGTGGATTGAACGTGTTGCTGTCATACCAGTTGACGGCAAGGAGGGTCCACCAGATGTTTGTGTCATAGAATTGGGTGGCACAATAG GAGATATTGAATCAATGCCATTTATCGAAGCATTAGGACAATTTTCGTATCGTGTGG GTGCTGGTAATTTTTGCTTGATACATGTCAGCCTGGTGCCTGTCTTGAGTGTAGTTGGTGAGCAG aaaacaaaACCTACTCAGCACAGTGTTCGAGGTTTGAGAAGCCTGGGATTGACTCCCAACATTTTAGCATGCCGGAGCACAACg GAACTTGATGAGAATGTCATGGAGAAAATTTCCCGCTTTTGCCATGTTCCG GTAGATAACATTATCACTCTTTACGACGTCTCAAATATTTGGCGCATTCCTTTGCTTTTAAGA GATCAAAAGGCACATGAAGCAATTCTAAGAGTCCTGAACCTTAAAGG CGTTGCACGAGAGCCTGCCTTGGGAGAATGGACATCTCGGGCCGAACTCTGTGACAAGCTACATGAGCCT GTGAGGGTGGCCATGGTAGGAAAGTACACAGGGCTTTCAGATGCTTACCTCTCTGTACTGAAG GCTCTTGTGCATGCCTCCGTACCTTGCCACAGGAAACTTTGTATAGATTGGATTGCAGCCGGTGACCTTGAGTGTGAAACTGCCAAAGAG AATCTTGATAATTATAAAAAGGCTTGGAAGTTGTTGAAG GGGGCAGATGCTATCCTAGTTCCTGGAGGATTTGGTGACAGAGGTGTGGAGGGTAAAATCCTCGCTGCTAGATATGCCCGTGAAAACAGGATTCCGTTCCTTGGGATATGTCTAGGAATGCAAATTGCTGTTATTGAGTTTGCTCGATCCATTGTTGGATTGCTAGATGCAAACAGTACAGAATTTGATCCCAACACTCAGAATCCTTGTGTTATTTTTATGCCGGAG GGTTCAAAAACTCATATGGGTGGTACCATGCGTCTTGGATCTAGGAGAACATATTTTCAAGCTGCCGATTGTAAATCTGCAAAATT ATATGGCAACCAGAGGTTTGTAGATGAAAGGCATCGACACAGATATGAG GTGAATCCTGATATGGTGCAGCAACTTGAAAATGCTGGTCTTTCTTTCACTGGCAAAGATGAAAGTGGCCGCCGTATGGAG ATTGTTGAGCTGCCGAATCATCCTTACTTTGTTGGAGTACAATTtcatccagaatttaaatcaagGCCAGGAAAACCTTCTGCCCTGTTCTTAG GGCTTATAGCCGCAGCAACTGGGCAGCTCGAAACTTTCTTGAAGAAGGGTGTTCCCAAGACATGGGGGTTGAGCAATGGTACGTCAGGACTAAAATCGCATCGGTATGTCAATGGGTCAAAGCTGGCTAATGGATCGTTAGATGGCATTTATAGCAAGGGGAATGGCATACATGTCTAA
- the LOC104219222 gene encoding uncharacterized protein isoform X2 translates to MKYVLVTGGVVSGLGKGVTASSIGLILKACGLRVTSIKIDPYLNTDAGTMSPFEHGEVYVLDDGGEVDLDLGNYERFLDIKLTRDNNITTGKIYQSVIDKERRGDYLGKTVQVVPHITDAIQEWIERVAVIPVDGKEGPPDVCVIELGGTIGDIESMPFIEALGQFSYRVGAGNFCLIHVSLVPVLSVVGEQKTKPTQHSVRGLRSLGLTPNILACRSTTELDENVMEKISRFCHVPDQKAHEAILRVLNLKGVAREPALGEWTSRAELCDKLHEPVRVAMVGKYTGLSDAYLSVLKALVHASVPCHRKLCIDWIAAGDLECETAKENLDNYKKAWKLLKGADAILVPGGFGDRGVEGKILAARYARENRIPFLGICLGMQIAVIEFARSIVGLLDANSTEFDPNTQNPCVIFMPEGSKTHMGGTMRLGSRRTYFQAADCKSAKLYGNQRFVDERHRHRYEVNPDMVQQLENAGLSFTGKDESGRRMEIVELPNHPYFVGVQFHPEFKSRPGKPSALFLGLIAAATGQLETFLKKGVPKTWGLSNGTSGLKSHRYVNGSKLANGSLDGIYSKGNGIHV, encoded by the exons ATGAAGTACGTGTTGGTGACAGGTGGAGTTGTTAGCGGGCTCGGAAAAGGAGTCACTGCTAGCAGTATTGGTCTTATTCTTAAGGCCTGCGGTCTTCGTGTTACTTCCATTAAGATTG ATCCATATTTGAACACTGATGCTGGCACAATGTCTCCTTTCGAGCATGGAGAAGTTTATGTCTTGGATGATGGTGGAGAG GTGGACCTGGACCTAGGAAACTATGAGCGTTTTTTAGATATTAAGTTAACCCGCGACAACAATATAACTACTGGAAAAATTTACCAG tCTGTTATTGATAAGGAGAGAAGAGGAGATTATTTGGGAAAAACTGTTCAG GTTGTCCCTCACATTACAGATGCCATTCAAGAGTGGATTGAACGTGTTGCTGTCATACCAGTTGACGGCAAGGAGGGTCCACCAGATGTTTGTGTCATAGAATTGGGTGGCACAATAG GAGATATTGAATCAATGCCATTTATCGAAGCATTAGGACAATTTTCGTATCGTGTGG GTGCTGGTAATTTTTGCTTGATACATGTCAGCCTGGTGCCTGTCTTGAGTGTAGTTGGTGAGCAG aaaacaaaACCTACTCAGCACAGTGTTCGAGGTTTGAGAAGCCTGGGATTGACTCCCAACATTTTAGCATGCCGGAGCACAACg GAACTTGATGAGAATGTCATGGAGAAAATTTCCCGCTTTTGCCATGTTCCG GATCAAAAGGCACATGAAGCAATTCTAAGAGTCCTGAACCTTAAAGG CGTTGCACGAGAGCCTGCCTTGGGAGAATGGACATCTCGGGCCGAACTCTGTGACAAGCTACATGAGCCT GTGAGGGTGGCCATGGTAGGAAAGTACACAGGGCTTTCAGATGCTTACCTCTCTGTACTGAAG GCTCTTGTGCATGCCTCCGTACCTTGCCACAGGAAACTTTGTATAGATTGGATTGCAGCCGGTGACCTTGAGTGTGAAACTGCCAAAGAG AATCTTGATAATTATAAAAAGGCTTGGAAGTTGTTGAAG GGGGCAGATGCTATCCTAGTTCCTGGAGGATTTGGTGACAGAGGTGTGGAGGGTAAAATCCTCGCTGCTAGATATGCCCGTGAAAACAGGATTCCGTTCCTTGGGATATGTCTAGGAATGCAAATTGCTGTTATTGAGTTTGCTCGATCCATTGTTGGATTGCTAGATGCAAACAGTACAGAATTTGATCCCAACACTCAGAATCCTTGTGTTATTTTTATGCCGGAG GGTTCAAAAACTCATATGGGTGGTACCATGCGTCTTGGATCTAGGAGAACATATTTTCAAGCTGCCGATTGTAAATCTGCAAAATT ATATGGCAACCAGAGGTTTGTAGATGAAAGGCATCGACACAGATATGAG GTGAATCCTGATATGGTGCAGCAACTTGAAAATGCTGGTCTTTCTTTCACTGGCAAAGATGAAAGTGGCCGCCGTATGGAG ATTGTTGAGCTGCCGAATCATCCTTACTTTGTTGGAGTACAATTtcatccagaatttaaatcaagGCCAGGAAAACCTTCTGCCCTGTTCTTAG GGCTTATAGCCGCAGCAACTGGGCAGCTCGAAACTTTCTTGAAGAAGGGTGTTCCCAAGACATGGGGGTTGAGCAATGGTACGTCAGGACTAAAATCGCATCGGTATGTCAATGGGTCAAAGCTGGCTAATGGATCGTTAGATGGCATTTATAGCAAGGGGAATGGCATACATGTCTAA